DNA from Streptomyces luteogriseus:
CTCACCCCGAGGACCCACTTCACCGTGCCGTCCCCGGCGCGGATCCGGAACAGGTCGGGACACTCCAGCACGCCGATGCCGCCCTTGACGAACCCGCTCACATACGTCCAGGTCTTGAGGTCGGCGGAGTGATAGAAGCCCACCTTGTCGTTCTCGGCGAGGGTCATCACCCACCGGCCGCGCTCCTCGTCGCGGATCACCTTGGGGTCGCGGAAGTCGCGCACGCCGGGATTGGGCAGCACCGGGTCGGTGCCGTGCGGGGCGAAGGTGCGGCCGCCGTCGGTGGAGTAGTACAGGTACTGCGCCTGGTCTGCCGGGCCGTCGTGCGGTGACATCGTGGCCAGCACGACGACCGCGCCCGCCCCGAAGCCGGCCGTGTCGTGCGTGTCGACCACGGCCGAACCCGACCAGACGTCGCCGTTGGGCGTGGTGTCCTTGGGCACGGCGATGCCCCGGTCGGTGAAGGAGACCAGGTCGGTGCTGGTGGCCAGGCGCCAGGCGGTGCCGATCTCACCGGCGAGGTAGTCGGCGTTGTGCAGGTAGTAGTAGTGATAGCTGCCGTCGATCCAGACCGGCCTCTGCGGGTCGTTCTTCCACTGCTCGGGGACGGTGAAGTGGTAGCCGGCGCGGTAGCTCGCCCGGGCCGTCCGTGGCCCGGCCACCGCCGGACCCGCGGTCGGCAGCAGGGCGCCGGCCGCGCCCACGGCCGAACCGGCGAACAGTGCCCTCCTGGTGATCCCACCCATCACACACCTCGTCCCTCTCCTCGGAAACTGCGGCTCATGGGATCAGGACTTTCGGACCTAACTCGTTAAAGGTCAAGCGCCCGCACGCCTTGACAGGCTCGTTCCGCACTCACATCATCTGGGGCATCAATCCACGGCTAACACGAGTTAGGCCCCTCACACGATGACCGACTCGCACCTCACCCGCCGCGCCCTGCTGCGGTACGGCGCCTACGGCGCGGGAGCCGCCGCCCTGGCCGGCACCGCCGCGAGCTGGGACCGGCTCACCGGAGCCGACATCCCCGGCCGGGACGACGGCTCCCTCGTCGTCGCCACGCTGGGCCCCGCCTACGGGCCGGAGGCCATCCGCACGCTCCAGGAGGGCTTCGCGGAGCAGCACCCCGACATCAAGCTCCGGATCAACGCGGTCCAGGCGGTCGACTGGTCGGACTTCTTCGCGAAGATCCTCACCCAGGTCGCCGCGGGCACCGCCCCCGACCTCGTCTACGTCGCCACCGAGGGCGTGCAGCTGTTCGCGCAGCGGCTCGGGGTGGCCCTGGACAAGTGGGTGAAGCGGGACGCGGCCGAATTGAAGGAGTACTTCAGCGACGTCCACCCCTCGCTGGTGGAGTCGATGATGTACGAGGGCAGCCTCTACCAGCTGCCGGTGGAGTTCAACGCGGCCGACATGTACTTCAACCGCCAGGTGCTGCGCCGGGCCGGCGCTGATTTCCCGCCGGCCGACTGGACCCGCGACGACTTCACGGCACTGCTGCGGGACATGAAGAAGTCGAGCGGCTCCCGCTTCACGCCGTACTTCTGGACCAACCGGCTCTGGGGCGGCGTGGTGCCCTGGCTGTTCGCGAACGACACCAACCTGCTCACCGAGTCCAAGGCACCCGGCGGCGACTGGCTGTGGGACGGCTTCTATCCGGCCGGGCAGCGCACGGGCCGCGGCGGGGGCTTTCGCTGGACGACGCCGCAGGCCACGCACGACCGGGTGGAGGAGGTCTACGACTATCTCGCCTCCCTGATCCAGGACGGCCTGTGCACCCGCCCCGAGGGCGGCAACGGCCAGAACCTCATCGGCGTGTTCTCCACCGGCCGGGTCGGCGTCACCCCGGCGGGCGGCTTCTGGGCGGGCGGACTCCACCTGGCCGGCATGGAGCGGGACGGGTTCGACGTGCAGTACTTCCCGCGCTGGCGCACCCAGCGCATGCAGTACGGCGCGGCGGGCTACGCGCTGCTGCGCACGTCGAAGATGCAGGACGAGGCGTGGGAGTTCATCAAGTACGCCGCCCGCAAGGACACCCTGGAGCGGCTGTTCGCCACGAACCAGACGACCCCGGCCCGCCGCTCCCTGCTGACCGCCGGCCGCTACGCGAAGACCGGCCCGGACCACTGGCCGGTCTTCTACGACACCCTCGACCGGTTCCCCGACACGGGACCCATCCCGGCGCCGCCGCAGGTCGCCGAGGTCGAGCAGGTGCTGCTGAAGCACACCGGCACGGCCCTGGCCTCCGCGCGTTCGGTGCGTCCCGCGCTGCGCCGGATGCAGGGCGATCTGGAGAAGGCCATGGAGCGTGACGTATGACGAACACCCAGATACCGCTCGCGCGCGCCGAGCGCCCCGCGGTCCCGCCGGCCCCGGCACCGAAGGGTCCCTCGGCCCGTGACCGCGGCACCCGGCTGCTGGCCACGATGTTCCTGACCCCGACGATCGTCGGGATCGTCGTCTTCACGGTCGTGCCCATCCTCGGCTCGGTGGTCCTGAGCCTGTTCCACTGGAACGTCATCGACTCGCCGTCCTACGCCGGCCTCTCCAACTACGGCGAGGTGTTCGGCGACGAGACCGTGCTGGTCTCCTTCCGCAACACCCTGGTCTTCATGGTGTTCGCGGTGGCGCTGCAACTCTTCGTCGCGCTGGCCCTCGCGCTGACCCTCAACGGGCGCATGCCGGTGTGGCTGCGGTCGGTGTTCCGCTCGGCGTTCTTCTTCCCGCTGGTGCTGTCCGCCGCGTCGATCTCGGTGGTGATGAAGTACCTGTTCAACCAGGACTTCGGAGTCATCAACTGGGCGCTCGGCTTCGTCGGGATCGCGCCGGTGCCGTGGCTGACGTCGGAGAACGCGGCGATGGCGACGGTGGTCCTGGTCTATGTCTGGCAGCAGTTCGGCTTCTCGTTCCTGCTGTTCGTCGGCGGGCTGAACAACATCCCGAAGGAGATCCACGAGGCCGCGGCCCTCGACGGTGCGACGGGCCTGCGCAAGCACCTGACCGTCACGCTGCCCCTGCTCTCCCCGACGCTGCTGGTCGCCTCGGTCGTCGGCATCATCAACGCCCTCCAGGTCTTCGAGCAGCCGTACGTCCTCACCAACGGCGGCCCCGGCGACTCCACCCGCACGGTCGTGATGGTCATCTACGAGACGGCGTTCGAGCAGCTGCGCTTCGGTGAGGCGTCCGCGGTGGGTGTGCTGCTGTTCGTGCTGATCATGGCGGTCACCGCCCTCCAGTTCCGGCTCAGCCGGCGTTTCGTCCACTACCAGTGAGCCGGGTGAGTCCTCCCATGAGCCAAGCAACCCTGTCCTCCAGCCGTGTGCGGCACGGGCTCGCGCCGTGGGCGCGGATCGCCGGCCTGACCATGTGCGCGCTGCTCACCCTCGGCCCGGTGGTGTGGACGGTGTCCACCTCGCTGCGCACCCCCGCCGAGGCGTTCGACCTCCCGCCGCAGCTCATCCCCTCGAACCCCTCCACCGAGGCGTACCGCGGGGTGTTCGACCAGATCGACGTCTGGCTGCTGGCGTTGAACTCCACTCTGGTCACGGCTCTGATCGCCGTCGGCCAGATGATCACGGCGGGCCTGGCCGGATACGCCTTCGCCCGGCTGGAGTTCCGCTTCAAGAAGCCGCTGTTCGGTCTGGTGCTGGCGACGATGATGGTGCCGTTGCAGGTCACCATCGTGCCGGTGTTCCTGGTACTGAAGTCGATGAGCCTGACCGACACCCTGCTCGGGCTGATCATCCCGGCCTTCCCGACCGCGTTCGGCACGTTCCTGATGCGCCAGTACTTCCTCGGCATGCCCAAGGACCTGGGCGAGGCGGCGATGCTGGACGGGGCCGGACCCTGGCGGACCTTCCGGTCGGTGTACGCCCCGCTGGCCGCGCCCGGCCTCGCGATCGTCGGTGTCCTGGCCTTCAACTACCACTGGAACGAGTTCTTCCGCCCGCTGATCCTCGAGACGTCGGGCCAGAACTACACCCTGCCGCTGGGGCTGGTCTCCCTCCAGGGCAACCTCGGCACCGGTTCCGTCTCCGTGGTGCTCGCCGGTGTCGTCCTCTCCATGATCCCCGCCGTCGCCGTGTTCGTCGTCGGCCAGCGCCCTCTGCGTGAGGGCATCACGTCCGCAGGAGTCAACCGTTGAGCCTCGCCGCTCCCCCGCACGACCCCCACGCCCCGCGCTTCCGGGTCCGCCCGCCCGCCAACTGGATGAACGACCCCAACGGTCCCTTCCGCTGGCGCGGCCGCCATCACCTCTTCTACCAGCACAACCCGGACGCCCCGGTGCACGCCAACGTCCACTGGGGCCATGCCTCCAGCGCCGACCTCGCGCACTGGGAGCACCATCCGGTCGCGCTCACCCCCACCCCGGGCGGCCCGGACGAGGCGGGCTGCTGGTCGGGGTGCACGGTCGACGACGGGGGCGTGCCGACGGCCGTCTACACGGGGGTCGACCGGCACCACACCGGGCTCGGCACGATCTGTCTGGCGCGGGCGGCGGACCCCGACGATCCCGCGCTGACCGACTGGACGCCGCTGCCCGCCCCGGTGGTCACGGGCCCGCCCGAGGGCCTTGACGTGGTGATGTTCCGCGACCCGTTCGTCTTCCGGCACGACGGCCGGCGCTGGGCGCTGGTCGGCGCGGGGCACGCCGATGGCACCCCGTCGGTTCTCCTCTACGACTGCGACGACCTCACCGACTGGCGGTTCGCGGGTGTGCTCCTGGACGGCCATGACCCGGCCGCCCGGGCCACGTTCGGCAGCCGGGCCACCGGCTGGGAGTGCCCGCAGCTGTACGCCGCGCGGGACGGCGCGTGGGTGCTGGTGGTGTCCCTGTGGGACGGCCACCCGTGGACCACGGGCTACCTCACGGGCCGCCTGGACACGGACCTGCGCTTCACCGCCCGCACAGGCGGTCTGCTCGATCACGGCCGCGACTTCTACGCCCCCGCCGTGCTCCAGGAACCGGACCGCGCCCTGATGTGGGGCTGGTCGTGGGAGGCCCGCGAGCAGGGCGGGGCCGACTGGGCCGGTGTCCTCACCGCTCCCCGGGTCGTCGACGTCCATCCGGACGGGGCGCTGCGGGTGTCGCCTGCCCCGGAGCTGCACCGGCTGCGGGCCGCCGAGCCGTTCGTCACCACCCCGGGCCGGACCGCGCTTCCGGCGGCCTACGACCTGACGGTCGGCGCCCGCGCCCGCACCACGGTGAGTCTGCTGAGGTCGGCCGCGGGCGACGGGCTGACGGTCGTCCTGGACCCGGAGGCGGGCACCGTGACGCTGAACCGGGACGGCTGGCCCCGCGAGG
Protein-coding regions in this window:
- a CDS encoding extracellular solute-binding protein codes for the protein MTDSHLTRRALLRYGAYGAGAAALAGTAASWDRLTGADIPGRDDGSLVVATLGPAYGPEAIRTLQEGFAEQHPDIKLRINAVQAVDWSDFFAKILTQVAAGTAPDLVYVATEGVQLFAQRLGVALDKWVKRDAAELKEYFSDVHPSLVESMMYEGSLYQLPVEFNAADMYFNRQVLRRAGADFPPADWTRDDFTALLRDMKKSSGSRFTPYFWTNRLWGGVVPWLFANDTNLLTESKAPGGDWLWDGFYPAGQRTGRGGGFRWTTPQATHDRVEEVYDYLASLIQDGLCTRPEGGNGQNLIGVFSTGRVGVTPAGGFWAGGLHLAGMERDGFDVQYFPRWRTQRMQYGAAGYALLRTSKMQDEAWEFIKYAARKDTLERLFATNQTTPARRSLLTAGRYAKTGPDHWPVFYDTLDRFPDTGPIPAPPQVAEVEQVLLKHTGTALASARSVRPALRRMQGDLEKAMERDV
- a CDS encoding carbohydrate ABC transporter permease; protein product: MTNTQIPLARAERPAVPPAPAPKGPSARDRGTRLLATMFLTPTIVGIVVFTVVPILGSVVLSLFHWNVIDSPSYAGLSNYGEVFGDETVLVSFRNTLVFMVFAVALQLFVALALALTLNGRMPVWLRSVFRSAFFFPLVLSAASISVVMKYLFNQDFGVINWALGFVGIAPVPWLTSENAAMATVVLVYVWQQFGFSFLLFVGGLNNIPKEIHEAAALDGATGLRKHLTVTLPLLSPTLLVASVVGIINALQVFEQPYVLTNGGPGDSTRTVVMVIYETAFEQLRFGEASAVGVLLFVLIMAVTALQFRLSRRFVHYQ
- a CDS encoding carbohydrate ABC transporter permease, which gives rise to MSQATLSSSRVRHGLAPWARIAGLTMCALLTLGPVVWTVSTSLRTPAEAFDLPPQLIPSNPSTEAYRGVFDQIDVWLLALNSTLVTALIAVGQMITAGLAGYAFARLEFRFKKPLFGLVLATMMVPLQVTIVPVFLVLKSMSLTDTLLGLIIPAFPTAFGTFLMRQYFLGMPKDLGEAAMLDGAGPWRTFRSVYAPLAAPGLAIVGVLAFNYHWNEFFRPLILETSGQNYTLPLGLVSLQGNLGTGSVSVVLAGVVLSMIPAVAVFVVGQRPLREGITSAGVNR
- a CDS encoding glycoside hydrolase family 32 protein, producing MSLAAPPHDPHAPRFRVRPPANWMNDPNGPFRWRGRHHLFYQHNPDAPVHANVHWGHASSADLAHWEHHPVALTPTPGGPDEAGCWSGCTVDDGGVPTAVYTGVDRHHTGLGTICLARAADPDDPALTDWTPLPAPVVTGPPEGLDVVMFRDPFVFRHDGRRWALVGAGHADGTPSVLLYDCDDLTDWRFAGVLLDGHDPAARATFGSRATGWECPQLYAARDGAWVLVVSLWDGHPWTTGYLTGRLDTDLRFTARTGGLLDHGRDFYAPAVLQEPDRALMWGWSWEAREQGGADWAGVLTAPRVVDVHPDGALRVSPAPELHRLRAAEPFVTTPGRTALPAAYDLTVGARARTTVSLLRSAAGDGLTVVLDPEAGTVTLNRDGWPREEAVAPVVVPVPPGELTLRVLVDGSLYELFVGDRATVTERVYERADDIRELSVTPGASVTGWELVPPTNG